A window of the Catenulispora sp. MAP5-51 genome harbors these coding sequences:
- a CDS encoding ABC transporter permease, whose translation MSDDKLSATATRPAPEEVLATGQQALDERTRAATVAFRRRKVKVWAARLLLAVIVIGGWQWFTAVGWVDKFFYAQPSGIWNRLWDYFENGTEFGSYPAQIETTMQEALYGFLIGTGVGVVMGVGLGMNRFLAQVLDPYIKIVNAIPRIVLGSIFIVAFGVGMTPKVLLAAVLVFFIVFFNAFQGVREVDRNVLNNAKVLGASRWHTIRHVIIPSALTWIIASLHSAFGFAIVGAVVGEVLGAQQGLGLLIKSAQGNFDPYGVFANMFVIAALVLIVEFVIERLERRLLAWRPKVHSETVMV comes from the coding sequence ATGAGTGATGACAAGCTTTCGGCGACGGCGACGCGGCCCGCTCCCGAGGAAGTCCTGGCCACCGGCCAGCAGGCGCTGGACGAGCGCACCCGGGCGGCCACGGTGGCCTTCCGCCGCCGCAAGGTCAAGGTCTGGGCGGCACGCCTGCTGCTGGCCGTGATCGTCATCGGCGGCTGGCAGTGGTTCACCGCGGTCGGCTGGGTCGACAAGTTCTTCTACGCCCAGCCCTCCGGCATCTGGAACCGGCTGTGGGACTACTTCGAGAACGGCACCGAGTTCGGCTCCTACCCGGCGCAGATCGAGACCACGATGCAGGAGGCGCTGTACGGCTTCCTGATCGGCACCGGCGTCGGCGTCGTCATGGGCGTCGGGCTGGGCATGAACCGGTTCCTGGCCCAGGTCCTGGACCCGTACATCAAGATCGTGAACGCCATCCCGCGCATCGTGCTGGGCTCGATCTTCATCGTCGCCTTCGGCGTCGGGATGACGCCCAAGGTGCTGCTGGCGGCGGTCCTGGTGTTCTTCATCGTGTTCTTCAACGCCTTCCAGGGCGTGCGCGAGGTGGACCGCAACGTGCTGAACAACGCCAAGGTGCTCGGCGCCAGCCGCTGGCACACGATCCGGCACGTGATCATCCCCTCGGCGCTGACCTGGATCATCGCCTCCCTGCACAGCGCCTTCGGCTTCGCCATCGTCGGCGCGGTGGTCGGCGAGGTGCTAGGCGCCCAGCAGGGCCTGGGCCTGCTGATCAAGTCCGCGCAGGGCAACTTCGACCCCTACGGGGTGTTCGCGAACATGTTCGTGATCGCCGCCCTGGTGCTGATCGTCGAGTTCGTCATCGAACGCCTCGAGCGCCGGCTGCTGGCCTGGCGGCCGAAGGTCCACTCCGAGACCGTCATGGTCTGA